The nucleotide sequence CGGCCCCAGCAACATCTTCACACTGTTGGATTCGATCCCGCCCTACTGGGAAGCCGGGCGGGCCTTTTTGTATGGCATGGTCGGGGATCCGGCCACCGAAGAAGGCAAGCAGCGAATCCGCGAAGCAAGTCCGCTGTTTAGTGCCGATAAGATCTCGCGACCCTTATTGATCGTTCAGGGTGCCAATGACCCGCGAGTCAAGCAGGCCGAAGCGGATCAAATCGTGATCGCCTTGCGGGATCATGGTCACGCGGTCAGCTATTTGTTGGCCGATGACGAGGGCCACGGTTTTGCCAAGCCCGTCAACCGGATGGCCATGTATGCCGAGGTTGAAGCCTTTTTGTCCGACCAGATCGGCGGTCGCTATCAAGAAACGATGCCGGAAGATGTGGGCAATCGCTTGGAAGAGTTGCGGGTCGATGTGAGCGAGGTGACCTATCAACCGGGCGAAGATTCGGGCCAGTGAAGTTTCGGCCAGTGCATCGAGCGAACCGGAACGTTTGCGGTAAAACGGGCGGCGTCAGTCGCCGGCCGGGCGCAGGCAATCCAAAAGCTTGGCTTCGAAGTCATCCCAGCCGGGAGTCTTCCGATCCAGGATGATCTCCAGGCGACTGTCACGGCGGTAGGCCGACGGCGCATAACTGGTGCCGTCTTTTGCACGGTTGATGGTCCACCAGTCGTCGTCGCACCGGAAGACGCCTTTGAGTCGCACGATGGGATGAACGTAGCCGAGTAAGTCCAACAATTCGTCACGATCGAAGATGTCATCGACGTGAAAGATCCATCCGCACGCGTCGTAGTCGGCATCACTGTTTTGGAACCGGACGGGGCGTCCCGGTGCCGGTTGGGGCGGGGCTGCTTCTTCTGCGATGTGATCGTGGTCGTGATGATCGGGATCGGAAACCGGATGAAGCTCGGCGGCCGACGTGCTGTCATCCTCGGGTGACCGATGGGCGTCGGCGAACATCGGGAAATAAAGGGTGTCGAATTGTCGGTCCAATAGTTCTGAATCGATTTCGCCGAAACTGGTTTCCAAGATCAGCTGCTTTGGCGGACGAAAGCTCTCGATCCACGTGCGACAGCGATCGATCAACTCTCGGTCACGGCTGTCGGTCCAATTCAATATGACAATGTCCGCCAACTGCACTTGATCTTGGAACACTGCGGTTTCCCGCCATCGAACATCATCAAAATCTTTGGGATCGATCAAACAGATGATGTTTCGAAGATCGATCGCGGTGGCGAAATTGGGGCTGCGAAGAATATCGATCACATTGGCCGGATGGCTGACGCCGGAAGGTTCCAAGATCAATCGATCGGGTTTGGTCCGGCGGATGAATTGTGCAAGCAATGGTTTGAAGACGAACGCCAGGGTGCAACAGGCGCAACCGCCGCCCAATTCTTCCACTGCGACGCCGTCCAGGCTGGAATTCACCAGCGCGTGATCGATCGAAACCTTTCCAAATTCGTTGATCAGGATCGACCAGCGCTGGCCCGCCGGCCGCTTATCGACCAGCTTTGCAATGGCCGTTGTTTTCCCGGAACCAAGAAACCCGATGATCACGTTGGTGGGGATTCGACTGAATTGTTTTGCCGGCACGGCAGACCGTCTCTCGATCAATTGTCTGGCTAATGGATGGGGCCATCGGTTTGCCGCAGGATCTGTCCCTCCAACAGGTCGATTGCCACCGGAAAGCTTTCCGTCAACACGGGTTCGCCGCGATCGAACAGGACATAAGTTGGGCAAATCGTTCCGCCCAGCGCTGCCACGGTTTGAACGTTGGCATTGAAATCAACGCGGACCACATCGACGTGCCCATCCAACGATTCTCGCAGACGCACCACATCACCTTTGGTTTGTGCACACCGTGGGCAATTGTAATCGACACCGAATTCAACCAGAACGGGTTGCGTGCTGTCGCGTATGTATTGTTCCAAGCGACTTCCACTGACGACCGGCAGGTCACGATCGCCGGAGTTTTCTGTTGCCGCCGTTGGGTGCTGGCGATTGCATCCGGCCATCAGCAGGCAACCGCATGCAATCAGCAAGGCAAGTTTCTTCGGTGCCAATCTTGTGAAAACCATTGGTTGATTCAAGCGAGCTTGGTGGAATGGAAATGTTCGGTCCCGTGGTTTCGATCAACACGACGACGGAACAGAGCACACCGAATCGACATGGGGTCAAGCAGCGTCGTCTTTCCGGCGCCAAGGAAACCGGACAGCACGGTGACGGGCAATTTGCGAGTTTTGCTCATGCGTTCTCTGATGGTTGCGAGGGCGATGATTCGGGGCGATCTTCCCTAGGCCGTAAAGGCGTCGAAGTTTCCGGCGACTTGGATGGAAAGCACACGCCACGCCGAAGCCATCGTTTCAGCAGCAATGACGCGTCGTTTGCCGTTGTCCCATGCCGCAAGCGTCCGCCGCCGGTACTCGATTCCTAAGCGATCCGCGATGTCCACTTCATAGCCACGGATCCAATCGATCAGTTGCAAGGTCAGCATGACGCAATTGTGGCGTTGGGATTCGCTTGGGGGACGCAGTGTCGGTAAATCATCCTCTGACCAGGGCGGGCAGCGGAGCGTCGCCTGATGTGTGTACTTGGGCCGATACTCGTAGCGTGGCAAGAACACGCCGCCCCATCGATCGTCACCGAAAAACACGCCGAAGCCGCGCAGCACGACACGGCGATGGTCTGGCAATTCAAGCGTGTAAACGCTCGAGCAATCTTTACGGCTGGCGGGCGGCTTGGCTCGGTTGAAGCCCAATTCCAACAACCAATTGCCTTCACGCCGCAAAACGTCCTGTCCCCAGCACCAAATCTGTTGGCTCAGCAAGTCCACCGCTTGTTCGGTGATTCGACGGATGGTGCTTTGCTGGTCATTCGGTTGGAGTGCGACCGGCATCTCAGTCAGCCTTAGCCGTCGAGATAGAAGCCACATTGGCGACGAGCCAAAAAGATGCCGCGAACAATTGCAACCAGTCTCCGTTCGAACTGATGCCATAGACGAACACGCTGCCCATCCAGCAGATGCTTGCGAATGTCTGCCCGAGCCATTCCATGGAAAGCACCCTTTCCAGTCGACGGCGTTGAGGGGTTGGAGAGACGGTAACGTTGGGTTCATTCGTCAACATGAAACGCATTCCTCGCCACAGCACGACAGGTCATCCAGGTACATGCCCCACTTGCGATAGGATTCCAGTTCCTCCGCGGGCAAGCCCAAGGAAGTCGCGATAGCTTTGGCAACGACCGCAAATCGCTGACGGTATTTGTAAATGAAACAGAAAACGTGGTTGTCGTGACGGACCGCGGGTCCACACAAAAACAACCCAGGTGTCACCGTCGATTCGTCGTTCTCGTTCAGTTTGGGAAAGCCGTCATCGCGTTGCTTGAACAGGTCAGCGACCAACTGGTGACTGCCTTCGAATCCGCCGGCCAGCAACGGCGGTGTGGACGTCGGAAACCAGCGGCCGTCCAGGGCCTTGACTTCAAAGCCGTCCTCGTATTTCTTGACCGAGGCGATGGGCGTGTGCGGAAAGAGTTCGACGAATTGTTCGAACCAATCTTCACGCATCCGTTCCAGCGAATACGTCGACAGCGCAATGCTGGGGTCGGAGCTCTCGTCTTTCCACGGACACGCTTTATCGAACAGCCGAACACGTTTGTCACAGCAAGCGAGGTGATAGGCCGCGTCGACACCACTTTCGTAGCCACCGATGACGATGAAGTCGTCGCCGTCCAAGTCCTCATAACTGGGGATGGTTGCCGTGTGTCGACAGAATTCGCTGCCCGGGAAACCGTTCAGCCGAGGGTATTGAAATTCACCCGCGGCCCAAATGACGTGCTTCGCGCGAAGCGTCTCGGTGGGCGTGTCCACGCGAAAGTCTTCGCCGACTTTGGTGACCCGCAATACATCAGTTTGCTCGCGAACGGGAAGCTCGAAAAACTGTGCGACACCACGCAGGTGTGACGCGTACTCTTCGCCGGTCGGGTGTTCCACTTCCAAACTGAAAGCGGGCGAAACGCCGACCGCGATCGAATTCAGGTCCAGCATACCGATCGAATTGGTCGGAAACGACGGCGTGATGAATCGAGTCTCCGCCGGCCAAGCGGCAAACGAAGCACCGACCGTATCGCGTTCAAGCACGGCGAAGTTTTTCACGCCGGCGTGCATCAGTGCGACGGCGACGCCGATACCGGCCGCCCCGCCACCGACGACGACCACATCCAATGTGTGTTGCCCAGCATCTTGTGTTTCAGCGAAGGCTTTGATCATGCGGTCACCGCTGCGGTTTCGTCTTCGCAGCAACCGCACGAGCAGCCGAAACGTCGATTCAGCAAATGCGCCGACACCAGAACGATACCGCCCAGCGGCGTCATCCAGGGAACCAACGTGGCAACCAACTGGCTAGACGATGATGGAGGCGTTTGCTGGGTGGTGTCGGTGACTGAGTTGCCTTCGACGCTGTCGCTTTCGCCTGTCGAACTTTCATCCGCAGCGCAGTGTGGACAGCAAGCTTCGGTGCAATCGTCCGACGAAGCGGCGGCGTTGACCCCGGACGCCGGATCCGTCGGGGCCACTGTCGATGCGGCTGTCGTGTTTTCGCACGCCGCACAGCATTCGCCGGCGAATCCGAATGCGGCAACCGAAATCATCACCAATCCGACGCTGCCGATCATCACCGGCGTCAATCGGCCGTGCTTCCGCAAACCTGGAACGAATGCGGTCAACGCAATCGCGAAACAACCGACGGCCATCCATTGGTGGAACGCTTCATCGGCCAAGAAGCTAAGCCCCAGTGCGGGCAGGTAGGCAATCACAAACGGCATCGCGGCACAGTGAATCGCGCACCCCACCGACGCAACCATCCCGGCCCAGTCGCTCCAACCGGACCACACGGATTTCGCAACCGATTCAGCCTCGCCTGCGGGCGCCGCATCAATCACAAACAGCTCACTACTCACCGCAGGTCTCCAAGGATTCTTCGTCGTCGGTCTGTAATTCGATCTGCGGAAACGGATCGTCATACTCGGCCCAAGCTTCGGGACCCTGGGCGAATTCGTCGTCGTCAAGCAAGCACTCGTCCAGGGCCTCGATGATGCGATTCTGGTCCATCGCATGACCGATAAAGACCAGTTCTTGATGGCGATCCCCGTAGGCGCCGACGATCTTTGCCTTGATTTCCGCAATGATTTCTTCTTCTTCCGGCCACTCGTCGGCCGGTGCCGCGGCCCACCAATACCCGGCGGGATCCATGCGGATCGAACAACCGGCATGAGACCAGTCGTATGCCCAATCGTTTCGGGACGCGATCCACATCAAGCCTTTGCTTCGCAGCACGCCGTCCAGCGGTTGCCCCGACCCGAATCCTTCGTTCATCGCTGTGGATAGACGCTGGGGATGGAATGGTCGGTCGTGTCGATAGACAAAATGGCTGATGCCGTATTCTTCGGTTTCGGTTTGTTCTTGACCCCGAGGAACTTCCAGCCAGCCAGGCGATGATTCCGCTTCGCTAAGTTCAAAGCGACCCGTTCCCATCACTTCTTCCAGCGGCACACGACTCTCTCGAGAACGCAGGATTTTTGCGTTCGGGTTCAATCGGCGAATGACTTGTTCCAACTGTTCGACGTCATAAGCCGACAGCAGATCGATTTTGTTGATGATGATGACGTTGGCAAACTCGATCTGGTCGACCAACAGGTCGACGATGTTTCGCTGGTCGTCTTCGCTGACCCCGAGACGCCGGTCGGACAAGTCATCCCAAGACCCAAAGTCTTTGAAGAAGTTGCCGGCATCGACCACGGTGACCATCGTGTCCAATTCCGCAACGCTGGACAAACTGTTGCCGTCTTCGTCTTCAAAGGTAAAGGTCTCGGCCACGGGCATGGGTTCACTGATGCCGGTCGATTCGATCAACAGGTAATCGAACCGGCCTTCCCGAGCCAACCGAGACACCTCGATCAACAAGTCCTCTCGCAGCGTGCAGCAAATGCAGCCGTTGCTCATTTCCACCAACTGCTCATCGGTTCGTGACAAGTCAGCGCCGCCATCGCGCACGAGTGCCGCGTCGATGTTGACTTCGCTCATGTCGTTGACGATCACGGCCACTCGCATCCCCTTGCGGTTGGCCAATACATGATTCAACAACGTCGTCTTTCCGGCACCCAAGAATCCCGACAAAACGGTCACGGGCAAACGTTTTGGCGTATCGCTCATCGGCTTTCCTCGCTGGACAACGAATGGGTTTGTAAGCTTGCCCGCAGTACGACGCTTAACTGCGAAGGCGTTGTGTGGTCGACCAGGCGGATGGTCGGTTGCCGCAGGCCATCGAGTGCCACCGGGACGCCCAGGTCTTTCAGGTCGACCAGCCGAACGCCCTGGACCTGCAGGCGTTCGCAGTACATCCGAGCGGTCGGGTTAAGCCGGCGACTGTGGTACACCAAAAAGCTGGCGTCGCGCATCGACCAAGCCCGCTTGGCGATCACCTGGCAAGACTCGTCCGTTTCACCGAACAGTGTCGGGATCGTTGCGCCCGCCCAATGGTGCGCCAGTGCCTCGGCCACAAACGTGTCGACCGCAACGACCTGCGGCGTCGGCCGTTGCGGCGGAACGCTTTGGCCCCGGGCGACGGCGCCCCACTTAAACATAGTCACCAAGGCGACCGTACAAACCATTGCACTGAACCGCATGAATGAAGCTCCCTGGACACGATTGAATTCGACTGGCAAAAGCATAGCAAATGCAACAGATTTGCAAAAGCGGGTTTTTGCGATTTCCTCACATCGGGTTTCACCGCCCCAGGCTGGCGGCGACCCGATGGTGCTGGGGTGAGCGGCGGTTTTCGCGTATAGCCAAGCGTTCCGACGTCCCGCGTGGTCTACGACGCTGGCATCGTTTTCAGCTTTTCGATCTGGTCAGAAATTTGTTTAGAGATGGCGCCGGTCTCGACGTCGTCGCCGCCGTGCAGGGTCCCGTCCAGTTCCCCGAAGGCGTCTATTAGTGCTTCGGTGGCGTTGTTGATCGCGTCTTGTTGCTCGCTTGTCAGGTTTGCCTTTTTGGCGAGTCCCGGCAAAGATTCGATCACGTGTCCGATTTCGTGCAGCTCATGGTGGGCGTCTTCCGGGTCGCCACTTTCGAACGCGGTGACGATCGTTCCGCCCATTTCCTGGATGTGCTCGACCGCCTCGCCGAGCGATTCCGGATGGTCGTGGCTGCCATGATCGTGGCCGTCATGATCACGGTCGTGATCGTCATGCCCCGGGCTCAGCGTGGTTGCATCTCCGCTGGAGGTGTCGGTTGGCCCACAGCCCGCAAACGCAACGACGATCGGCAGGGTCAGCAGCGAGGTTGCCGGGATCCTTCTGCGTGGAATATGCAACGATTGCAAGTGATGCATTCGGTGCGGTCGAAAAGTTCACGCCGCGATGGCGTTCACTCAAAAGGATGATTTGATGCCGATTTATGTCTATGAGACTCTTTCAGGCAACGAGCAAGAGAAGCCGTTGCGTTTCGAAATCATGCAGTCCATGGCTGATGAACCGTTGACCCGGCATCCTGAAACGGGCCAACCCGTTCGCCGCGTCATTGCGGGCGGGTATTCTTTGCCGGTTTCATCCAAGAAAGGCGGTTGCTGTTCGTCCGGTTGCTCGTGTGGCTGAACCCTATCGGGATTCGACCGTGCCAGCCGATTCTTCGGGTGGGGGAACCGGCAGCGTTGCCAGTCCGGAATAGAACATCATTGATTCTTCCGCGGCACGCACGGCATCAGGATCCAGCCGTCGGAGTCGATCCAACTCGGTCGCCGCAGCGGGCAAGGGACACGCCTTTAAGTATTGGACCGCCTTTGGTTTGATAAAGCTGGATTCATCCGTCGCGGATTCAAACAATTCGACAACGCGATCCACCGCTGACCAGTCTTCCCAGCGGGCCAGGTCGGGAATCACAAGATCGGATAAATCGGGCTGCCGAAGCACGATTCGCAGTGACTGTGCCAGCCGATCACGCGGCAGGACCGACAGATCGGTGCCATGGACACGTATTGCGCTGATGGCGGCAAAGGCTTCGGAGTAATCGACGTCTGGGTTCGCCAAGTAGTCTTTTTCGATTTCAACCAAAGCGGATTCGCCGCCAAGTGTGATCAGGCAGGCGATGGCCGCATCCATGCCCGGGTCAAACGTCGGATCGCTGGCACGGACGCGAAGTAGTTCGTCAAACAGGCGAGCGTCGTCCGCTGTTCCGCAGTGTCCGAGCAGTGTCCAAAACAAACGGCGACGATGCCGCGAAATGGAAGTGTCGCGAAGCTGTTGCAGGACCCAGGTGCGATCAAGCTTTGCCTTCAATGACGCGATGTCCTTCATCGAAGCTTCGGCGAATTCGTTATAGGCGTCGTCGGAAACGAGTTCGTTGTCGTGACGCAGGTAACGTAGGAAGTGCTCCAAACGCTGGGGCCCTTCATCCGCCAGACTCTCTAGCTCGCGAAGGTAGGGCACTGCGCTGGTCGAGATCGCCGTCGGGGCAACCCAATCGATCGAATCTTGGCCGTAACCCAACAGCCAGAACGTTCCTTTGGCCGAGATCTTCTCGATGGTGTCGACTTCGACCGATTTGTCTTTCAGGCTCGGTTCGCCCTTGATGACCTCGTCGATATGCAGACGGCACACATAGAATCCATCGGGCTGTTCGGTCACCGATTCGCAACGGGCGATCACCGCAGCGGAAGCTCCTTTCAGGTCATCGCTGATCGTTGGTGCGAGCGCGGAGCAAAACGGACAGGCCTGAACCGATGCGACTGGGCAGGTACAGATGATCGCCAGTAGCGGAATGAGCGCGAATTCATACCATCGTCTGCTTCTGCGGATATACCGGCTGATCGAGGATCGCGTTGTCGCCGTAAATGGGATGGTCATTCTTAGGGAAAACAATGTTCAGCCCGGCATCGTCATGAAGGTGTGGTTGTTCACACGCAAGCTAGCGAATCTGGGCCACCGCAGGCAATGTGAATGCGACGCCTGGGCTTTGACGCGTTCGCCCAACAGCAGGTGTTTCATGGGGGGCCGATCGTGTCGGGTATGGAACGTCCGGCTTGGTTAGACTGTGTCGCATCATTCTTGCCGAGTTGCTCTGCGATCCCTGAACCATGGATTCGATTGGTTCGAATGTTTTTCGATGTCCTTTTGCCGCTGGAGCGGACACATGTCATTGCGACAATCGATCGGTTTGGCTGAAATCCAAAAAGAGCGGTGGTCTGCGTCGATCGGTCGATCGTCGCCGATCTGCTGGATCGGTATCGCGGTCGTCATGCTGATGTTGGTTTTCGCCGATCCGAATCTTCGTGCGGACGATCTCTTGGCCCGGGCACAGTCACACTTTGACATCGTGCCGGCGCCGGATGCGGCGCTTGTTTCGTCCGCAAAGGCTGAACTGGGCCGCGCGTTGTTTTGGGACACGCGAATTTCGGTGGGCGGTCAGGTGTCCTGTGGCAGTTGTCATTTGCCCGGAAGTGGTGGCGCCGATCCACGCCGTTTTTCCAAGCGAGCCAAGGGGGACCTGACCAAGCGAAATTCACAGACGGTGTTCAACGCGATGTTTCAAGATGAACTTCGCTGGCTTGCCGATCGGCCGTCGTTGCAGGTCCAAGCCAGCGGGTCGTTGACCGGATCACTGGGGCATGACGACAAAGAATCAGCCGAAGCACGACTGGTCGAACTTGGATATGCGTTGCGGCTGAAGAAAGTGTTTGGCGATGGCGACGATGGTTCGCCAATCGATCAGTTCGGGCGAGCCGTTGCGGGGTATGAGAAAACACTGACCACACCGGCAGATTTTGATCGCTATCTGTCGGGGGATGAAAACGCGTTGAAGACGACACAACACAAAGGCTTGCAACTGTTCATGGATATCGGGTGTGTGGATTGTCATTCCGGGCGTTTGTTGGGAGGCCAGCTGATGTCGGTGTTCGGTGTGTTCGGCGACTACTGGACGGCAACCGGATCGACGAACGTTGACGAAGGCCTGCATGCGAAAACCAAACAGCCAGCAGACCGATATCGTTTTCGTGTTCCGATGTTGCGGAACATCACGGCCACTGGCCCATACTTTCATGACGGATCGGTTGGTGACTTGTCGCAAGCGGTGCGGGTGATGGCCAAGGTTCAGTTGGATCGAACATTGACGGATGCGGAATGCGATGCGATCGTCCAGTTTCTAGATTCTTTGACGGGGAAGGTTCCCCGGAACTTTTCGCCACCGGATGGTGAATGATTGGAAAGCGTAAGGTGCGGTCGGCGATGTCGGATGATCGAAAAGGCTCGGATGCCGTGCTGTTGTGGATTTTGCGTGCGTCGGCATTTTTGTGTCTGGCCGGCTGGACATGGGTGCATCTGTACTGGGAGGGACCCTATGGCGTTTTGTTGTGGCAGGACGCCACCTATGACTTGGCCAGTCGACTTGGGATCGACTGGGATCAGTTTGTCGGAAGCGGCGCGGATGATGGCTGGGTCCAGCTTTGGCTGGGACGAATCGGCTGGATTTATCTTGCGGTGACGCCACTCACGCTGACGGCCGGGCGACGGTCTTACGTTCAGTGGGGGGGACTGGCGATCGCTAGCGTGATGCTGTTCATCTTGAGTTATGCCAAGTATGTCGCATCGCAGTACCAGCTTCCCATGTTGGTCGAACACGGTGGCCAGATTCTTTCGCCGGTCTTGTTGGCGACGGCGCTCGCATTGGGGGTGCGACACCGGGTGACGCTGGCCATGGCGATGGTTGCGGTGGTGACGACCTTTGCCGGCCACGGTAGCTATGCCGTCGGTTGGTGGCCGACCCCCGGAAATTTCTATGCTATGATCACGCTGGTTTTTGGCGTGGAATACGAATCGGCGACGGCACTGTTGCATCTAGCCGGCGTGCTTGACTTTGTTGTCTGTGTTGCCGTGTTTGTTC is from Crateriforma conspicua and encodes:
- a CDS encoding CobW family GTP-binding protein; its protein translation is MPAKQFSRIPTNVIIGFLGSGKTTAIAKLVDKRPAGQRWSILINEFGKVSIDHALVNSSLDGVAVEELGGGCACCTLAFVFKPLLAQFIRRTKPDRLILEPSGVSHPANVIDILRSPNFATAIDLRNIICLIDPKDFDDVRWRETAVFQDQVQLADIVILNWTDSRDRELIDRCRTWIESFRPPKQLILETSFGEIDSELLDRQFDTLYFPMFADAHRSPEDDSTSAAELHPVSDPDHHDHDHIAEEAAPPQPAPGRPVRFQNSDADYDACGWIFHVDDIFDRDELLDLLGYVHPIVRLKGVFRCDDDWWTINRAKDGTSYAPSAYRRDSRLEIILDRKTPGWDDFEAKLLDCLRPAGD
- a CDS encoding thioredoxin family protein yields the protein MVFTRLAPKKLALLIACGCLLMAGCNRQHPTAATENSGDRDLPVVSGSRLEQYIRDSTQPVLVEFGVDYNCPRCAQTKGDVVRLRESLDGHVDVVRVDFNANVQTVAALGGTICPTYVLFDRGEPVLTESFPVAIDLLEGQILRQTDGPIH
- a CDS encoding GTP-binding protein, which encodes MSKTRKLPVTVLSGFLGAGKTTLLDPMSIRCALFRRRVDRNHGTEHFHSTKLA
- a CDS encoding NAD(P)/FAD-dependent oxidoreductase produces the protein MIKAFAETQDAGQHTLDVVVVGGGAAGIGVAVALMHAGVKNFAVLERDTVGASFAAWPAETRFITPSFPTNSIGMLDLNSIAVGVSPAFSLEVEHPTGEEYASHLRGVAQFFELPVREQTDVLRVTKVGEDFRVDTPTETLRAKHVIWAAGEFQYPRLNGFPGSEFCRHTATIPSYEDLDGDDFIVIGGYESGVDAAYHLACCDKRVRLFDKACPWKDESSDPSIALSTYSLERMREDWFEQFVELFPHTPIASVKKYEDGFEVKALDGRWFPTSTPPLLAGGFEGSHQLVADLFKQRDDGFPKLNENDESTVTPGLFLCGPAVRHDNHVFCFIYKYRQRFAVVAKAIATSLGLPAEELESYRKWGMYLDDLSCCGEECVSC
- a CDS encoding MerC domain-containing protein; this encodes MSSELFVIDAAPAGEAESVAKSVWSGWSDWAGMVASVGCAIHCAAMPFVIAYLPALGLSFLADEAFHQWMAVGCFAIALTAFVPGLRKHGRLTPVMIGSVGLVMISVAAFGFAGECCAACENTTAASTVAPTDPASGVNAAASSDDCTEACCPHCAADESSTGESDSVEGNSVTDTTQQTPPSSSSQLVATLVPWMTPLGGIVLVSAHLLNRRFGCSCGCCEDETAAVTA
- the zigA gene encoding zinc metallochaperone GTPase ZigA encodes the protein MSDTPKRLPVTVLSGFLGAGKTTLLNHVLANRKGMRVAVIVNDMSEVNIDAALVRDGGADLSRTDEQLVEMSNGCICCTLREDLLIEVSRLAREGRFDYLLIESTGISEPMPVAETFTFEDEDGNSLSSVAELDTMVTVVDAGNFFKDFGSWDDLSDRRLGVSEDDQRNIVDLLVDQIEFANVIIINKIDLLSAYDVEQLEQVIRRLNPNAKILRSRESRVPLEEVMGTGRFELSEAESSPGWLEVPRGQEQTETEEYGISHFVYRHDRPFHPQRLSTAMNEGFGSGQPLDGVLRSKGLMWIASRNDWAYDWSHAGCSIRMDPAGYWWAAAPADEWPEEEEIIAEIKAKIVGAYGDRHQELVFIGHAMDQNRIIEALDECLLDDDEFAQGPEAWAEYDDPFPQIELQTDDEESLETCGE
- a CDS encoding FmdB family zinc ribbon protein — translated: MAFTQKDDLMPIYVYETLSGNEQEKPLRFEIMQSMADEPLTRHPETGQPVRRVIAGGYSLPVSSKKGGCCSSGCSCG
- a CDS encoding cytochrome c peroxidase; the encoded protein is MSLRQSIGLAEIQKERWSASIGRSSPICWIGIAVVMLMLVFADPNLRADDLLARAQSHFDIVPAPDAALVSSAKAELGRALFWDTRISVGGQVSCGSCHLPGSGGADPRRFSKRAKGDLTKRNSQTVFNAMFQDELRWLADRPSLQVQASGSLTGSLGHDDKESAEARLVELGYALRLKKVFGDGDDGSPIDQFGRAVAGYEKTLTTPADFDRYLSGDENALKTTQHKGLQLFMDIGCVDCHSGRLLGGQLMSVFGVFGDYWTATGSTNVDEGLHAKTKQPADRYRFRVPMLRNITATGPYFHDGSVGDLSQAVRVMAKVQLDRTLTDAECDAIVQFLDSLTGKVPRNFSPPDGE